The Peribacillus sp. FSL E2-0218 genome contains a region encoding:
- the purC gene encoding phosphoribosylaminoimidazolesuccinocarboxamide synthase yields the protein MEKRELLYEGKAKQIYATDNSEIVWVEYKDSATAFNGEKKSEIAGKGKLNNQITSLLFSKLAQENIPSHFIEMLSDREQLVKKVSIIPLEVVVRNTAAGSFSKRTGIKEGQPLKKALTEFYYKDDELGDPLLTEDHIEELELASKEDVAILKEKAQEINTVLTSFFKELDIRLIDFKLEFGKTPNGDILLADEISPDTCRLWDAATNEKLDKDVFRRDLGSLTDAYEKILAKLEGIQHA from the coding sequence ATGGAAAAACGAGAATTGTTGTATGAAGGAAAAGCGAAGCAGATTTATGCAACGGACAACAGTGAAATAGTATGGGTGGAATATAAGGATTCGGCAACGGCGTTCAATGGTGAAAAAAAGTCGGAAATCGCCGGCAAAGGCAAGTTGAACAATCAGATTACCAGTTTACTATTTTCAAAGCTTGCCCAAGAGAATATTCCGTCCCATTTTATTGAAATGCTTTCCGACAGGGAACAGTTAGTCAAAAAAGTCTCCATCATTCCCCTTGAAGTCGTCGTCAGGAATACGGCTGCAGGCAGTTTTTCCAAAAGAACGGGGATAAAGGAAGGGCAGCCCCTCAAGAAAGCATTGACTGAGTTTTACTATAAAGATGACGAGCTCGGCGATCCTCTGTTAACAGAAGACCATATTGAAGAATTGGAACTTGCTAGCAAGGAAGATGTAGCGATTTTAAAAGAAAAAGCACAGGAAATAAATACCGTCCTGACCTCGTTCTTTAAAGAGCTGGATATTAGACTGATAGATTTTAAATTAGAGTTCGGAAAAACACCGAATGGAGATATTCTACTGGCTGACGAAATATCACCCGATACCTGCCGGTTATGGGATGCAGCAACGAACGAAAAATTGGACAAAGATGTATTCCGCCGTGATTTAGGCAGTTTAACAGATGCTTACGAAAAAATTCTAGCAAAATTGGAGGGCATTCAACATGCATAA
- the purS gene encoding phosphoribosylformylglycinamidine synthase subunit PurS: MHKVKVYITLRESVLDPQGAAVQQSLHSMTYNEVSDVRVGKYIELTIEDTDRDLDQLVKEMCEKLLANTVIEAYRYDVEEVITQ; the protein is encoded by the coding sequence ATGCATAAGGTTAAGGTATATATCACACTAAGGGAAAGTGTATTGGATCCACAGGGAGCAGCTGTCCAACAATCACTTCATAGCATGACCTATAACGAAGTGAGTGACGTTCGAGTGGGGAAATACATTGAACTGACCATTGAGGATACGGATCGTGATTTAGATCAGCTTGTAAAGGAAATGTGTGAAAAACTTTTGGCCAACACGGTAATTGAAGCGTACCGTTATGATGTTGAGGAGGTTATCACCCAATGA
- the purM gene encoding phosphoribosylformylglycinamidine cyclo-ligase, which translates to MANAYKQAGVDIEAGYEAVNRMKKHVKRTFRPEVMNGLGGFGGMFDLSSLNLKEPVLISGTDGVGTKLLLAFMMDKHDTIGVDCVAMCVNDVVVQGAAPLYFLDYIACGKADPERIEMIVKGIADGCEQAGCALIGGETAEMPGMYEAEEYDVAGFTVGAVEKPRLITGGSIQAGDVVIGLASSGIHSNGYSLVRKILLEDAGMVLHDFVPQLDCKLGEELLKPTKIYVKSILATLEKFEIKGLAHITGGGFIENIPRILPEGCGVEIELGSWKIPTIFSFLEEKGNLVKEEMFNIFNMGIGMTAIVKKEEAADVLAYLQACGEEASIIGTIVSGNGVSFK; encoded by the coding sequence ATGGCTAATGCCTATAAACAGGCTGGTGTGGATATTGAGGCTGGTTATGAAGCGGTAAATCGGATGAAAAAACATGTGAAGCGTACATTTCGTCCGGAAGTAATGAATGGACTGGGCGGTTTCGGGGGCATGTTCGATTTGTCTTCCTTGAATCTAAAAGAACCTGTGCTCATTTCGGGTACAGATGGAGTCGGTACGAAACTTTTGTTGGCGTTCATGATGGATAAGCACGATACGATTGGAGTGGATTGTGTAGCGATGTGCGTCAACGATGTTGTCGTTCAAGGTGCTGCACCTTTATACTTTTTAGATTATATAGCCTGCGGTAAAGCCGATCCGGAACGGATTGAAATGATCGTCAAAGGAATTGCGGATGGCTGTGAACAGGCTGGATGTGCCTTGATCGGCGGTGAAACGGCGGAAATGCCGGGGATGTACGAAGCTGAAGAATATGATGTCGCAGGTTTCACTGTCGGCGCAGTCGAAAAACCACGTCTGATTACGGGTGGGTCGATTCAGGCGGGCGATGTCGTGATTGGGCTGGCTTCAAGCGGCATCCATAGCAACGGTTATTCGCTGGTTCGTAAAATTCTCCTTGAAGATGCAGGGATGGTCCTTCATGATTTCGTCCCACAGCTTGATTGCAAGTTAGGCGAGGAGCTGTTGAAACCGACCAAGATTTATGTAAAATCCATATTAGCGACATTGGAAAAATTTGAAATCAAGGGCCTTGCCCATATCACGGGCGGCGGGTTCATTGAAAACATCCCACGTATTCTACCAGAAGGATGCGGTGTGGAGATTGAGTTGGGAAGTTGGAAAATACCAACTATATTTTCTTTCCTTGAAGAAAAAGGAAACCTTGTGAAAGAGGAAATGTTCAATATATTCAATATGGGAATCGGGATGACGGCCATCGTGAAGAAAGAAGAAGCGGCCGATGTGCTGGCCTATCTGCAAGCCTGTGGTGAAGAAGCATCGATCATTGGGACGATTGTATCGGGAAATGGAGTGTCGTTCAAATAA
- the purB gene encoding adenylosuccinate lyase yields MIERYTRPEMGNIWTETNRFNAWLEVEILACEAWSELGVIPKEDVKLLRENATFDVERINEIEKDTRHDVVAFTRAVSETLGEERKWVHYGLTSTDVVDTALSYVIKQANEILAKDLNNFVEILKNKAKEHKYTVQMGRTHGVHAEPTTFGLKLALWYQEMKRNVERFDEARKNIEVGKISGAVGTYANIDPFVEKFVCEKLGLEAAPISTQTLQRDRHAHYMSTLALIATSIEKFAVEIRGLQKSETREVEEFFAKGQKGSSAMPHKRNPIGSENMTGMARVIRGYMMTAYENVALWHERDISHSSAERIILPDATIALNYMLNRFSNIVKNLTVYPENMKRNMDRTLGLIFSQRVLLSLIDKGLVREEAYDTVQPKAMEAWEQQVPFRSLIEKDDKITSLLTKEELDDCFDPTHHLKNVDVIFDRLGL; encoded by the coding sequence ATGATTGAACGTTATACCCGCCCAGAGATGGGCAACATTTGGACAGAGACGAACCGATTTAACGCGTGGCTGGAAGTCGAGATTTTGGCTTGTGAAGCGTGGTCTGAACTTGGTGTCATTCCGAAAGAAGATGTGAAGCTGCTTCGTGAAAATGCTACATTCGATGTGGAACGCATCAATGAAATTGAAAAGGATACCCGCCATGATGTTGTAGCCTTTACACGTGCTGTTTCTGAAACGTTAGGTGAAGAACGGAAGTGGGTACATTACGGATTGACTTCCACTGATGTAGTCGATACAGCTCTTTCATATGTGATTAAGCAAGCGAATGAGATTCTTGCGAAGGATTTGAACAACTTCGTCGAGATCCTGAAAAATAAAGCAAAAGAACATAAATACACGGTTCAGATGGGGCGTACGCATGGAGTTCATGCCGAACCGACTACTTTCGGTTTGAAGCTGGCATTGTGGTATCAAGAAATGAAACGCAATGTCGAACGCTTCGATGAAGCGAGAAAGAACATCGAGGTTGGGAAAATTTCCGGTGCTGTCGGAACTTATGCAAACATCGATCCGTTTGTAGAAAAATTCGTTTGTGAAAAGCTTGGACTTGAAGCAGCGCCCATTTCGACGCAAACATTACAGCGCGATCGCCATGCACATTATATGAGCACGTTGGCGCTGATTGCGACATCGATTGAAAAGTTCGCAGTCGAAATCCGCGGCTTGCAAAAAAGCGAAACACGTGAAGTGGAAGAGTTCTTTGCAAAAGGGCAAAAAGGATCGTCGGCAATGCCTCATAAACGGAATCCGATCGGTTCTGAAAATATGACGGGGATGGCCCGTGTCATCCGCGGTTATATGATGACAGCTTATGAAAATGTGGCATTATGGCATGAGCGTGATATTTCGCATTCTTCAGCTGAGCGCATCATTTTACCGGATGCAACGATCGCTCTGAACTATATGCTGAACCGTTTCAGCAACATCGTTAAGAACTTAACCGTCTATCCGGAAAACATGAAACGCAACATGGACCGTACCCTAGGATTGATCTTCTCGCAACGTGTATTGCTTTCGCTTATCGATAAAGGGCTTGTCCGTGAAGAAGCTTATGATACGGTTCAGCCGAAAGCGATGGAAGCATGGGAGCAGCAGGTTCCATTCAGAAGCCTGATCGAAAAGGATGATAAGATCACGAGCTTGCTTACGAAAGAAGAGCTTGATGATTGCTTCGATCCTACGCATCACTTGAAAAATGTTGATGTGATCTTTGATCGTTTAGGTTTATAA
- the purF gene encoding amidophosphoribosyltransferase, with translation MLAEIRSLNEECGVVGVWGHPDAAQLAYYGLHSLQHRGQEGAGIVVTDGEQMSISKGEGLVTEIFTAEKMQALSGSGKAAIGHVRYTTAGGGGYQNVQPFLFNSHTGGLALAHNGNIVNANQLKAQLEGQGSIFQTTSDTEVLAHLIKRSGYSDVRDSVKNSLSMLKGAYAFVIMTENQMIMARDPHGFRPLSLGKIGDAYFAASETCALDIVGAEFIRDIEPGELVVINDEGISSEYFSLSSQQAMCTMEYVYFSRPDSNIDGINVHTARKNLGKQMALEAKIEADVVTGVPDSSISAAIGYAEAAGIPYEMGLIKNRYVGRTFIQPSQSLREQGVKMKLSPVRGVVEGKRVIMVDDSIVRGTTSRRIVRMLKDAGAKEVHVVISSPPIKNPCFYGIDTSKKEELIASSKSVEEIREIIGADSLTFLSVEGMVEAIGRPFAGETRGSCLACFTGNYPTEIFEYEREKTKC, from the coding sequence ATGCTTGCTGAAATAAGGAGCCTTAACGAAGAATGCGGCGTAGTCGGAGTCTGGGGGCACCCTGATGCAGCGCAGCTTGCTTATTACGGGTTGCATAGCTTGCAGCATCGCGGACAAGAGGGAGCAGGCATCGTCGTCACGGATGGCGAGCAGATGTCGATCTCTAAAGGTGAAGGTCTCGTCACGGAGATCTTCACGGCTGAAAAAATGCAAGCACTTTCCGGCAGCGGAAAAGCGGCCATCGGCCATGTCCGCTATACAACGGCAGGCGGCGGCGGGTATCAAAACGTCCAGCCCTTCTTGTTCAATTCACATACGGGCGGCCTGGCCCTTGCCCATAATGGGAATATCGTCAATGCCAATCAGTTAAAAGCACAGCTTGAGGGACAGGGAAGCATCTTTCAAACGACATCGGATACGGAAGTCCTAGCCCATTTGATTAAACGGTCCGGCTACTCAGATGTAAGGGATTCAGTGAAAAACAGTTTGAGCATGCTGAAGGGGGCCTATGCTTTCGTCATCATGACAGAAAACCAAATGATCATGGCAAGAGATCCGCATGGCTTCCGCCCGCTTTCCTTAGGTAAAATAGGCGATGCTTATTTTGCCGCATCCGAAACATGTGCTCTTGATATTGTAGGTGCAGAATTTATCCGCGATATTGAGCCTGGTGAACTTGTTGTCATTAATGATGAGGGAATCTCGTCCGAATACTTTTCGCTTTCCAGTCAACAGGCAATGTGCACGATGGAATATGTGTATTTTTCCCGTCCGGATAGCAATATCGATGGAATCAATGTCCATACGGCCCGCAAAAACCTTGGCAAACAAATGGCACTGGAAGCCAAAATTGAAGCGGATGTCGTAACAGGGGTACCTGACTCGAGCATTTCAGCAGCGATTGGCTATGCTGAAGCGGCAGGCATTCCTTATGAAATGGGCTTAATTAAAAACCGTTATGTCGGACGGACATTCATTCAGCCATCGCAGAGCCTGCGTGAACAGGGCGTGAAGATGAAACTTTCACCTGTAAGAGGGGTCGTGGAAGGCAAGCGGGTGATAATGGTGGATGATTCAATCGTCCGTGGAACAACGAGCAGAAGGATTGTCCGCATGTTAAAAGATGCAGGAGCTAAAGAAGTGCATGTTGTCATTAGCTCACCTCCGATCAAGAATCCTTGTTTTTACGGAATAGATACGTCTAAAAAAGAAGAACTGATCGCAAGCTCTAAATCGGTGGAGGAAATAAGGGAAATCATTGGTGCTGATTCTTTAACGTTCTTAAGTGTCGAAGGTATGGTCGAAGCGATTGGCCGTCCTTTTGCTGGAGAAACGCGCGGGTCATGTCTAGCTTGTTTCACCGGAAATTATCCGACTGAAATTTTTGAATACGAACGAGAAAAGACAAAATGTTAA
- the purH gene encoding bifunctional phosphoribosylaminoimidazolecarboxamide formyltransferase/IMP cyclohydrolase, with the protein MKKRALISVSDKTGIIEFAQGLIEAGFEIISTGGTKKTLQDHGVDVIGISEVTGFPEILDGRVKTLHPNVHGAVLAKHDDKDHAAQLAEHNIEPIQLVCVNLYPFQATISKPEVTVEDAIENIDIGGPTMLRSSAKNHEYVTVIVDSSDYPAVLGELKQNGAVSKTTNRRLAAKVFRHTAAYDAVISEYMTELAGEENPESLTVTYELKQSLRYGENPHQKAAFYKKPLGSVFSIANAKQLHGKELSYNNINDADAALQIVREFNEPAAVAVKHMNPCGVGVGTTILEAYEKAYEADATSIFGGIIALNREVDKATAARLHEIFLEIIIAPGFTDEAAEILTSKKNLRLLTIEFDMANKTERKLTSIEGGLLIQDRDAHSLKDAEVKVATKREPTPAEWKALELGWKIVKHVKSNAIVVCDDQMTLGVGAGQMNRVGAAKIALEQAGERAAGSALASDAFFPMDDTVEAAAKAGVTAIIQPGGSVKDQDSINKADEYGIAMVFTGIRHFKH; encoded by the coding sequence ATGAAAAAACGTGCTTTAATTAGTGTATCGGATAAAACAGGCATCATCGAATTTGCTCAAGGATTAATTGAGGCAGGATTTGAAATCATCTCAACGGGTGGTACGAAAAAAACGTTGCAGGATCATGGTGTTGACGTAATTGGAATCAGTGAAGTCACTGGTTTTCCCGAAATCCTGGATGGGCGTGTCAAAACACTTCACCCGAATGTCCATGGGGCGGTGTTGGCGAAACATGATGACAAGGATCATGCGGCGCAGCTTGCAGAGCATAATATTGAACCGATTCAATTAGTCTGTGTAAACCTTTATCCTTTCCAGGCGACAATCTCCAAGCCGGAAGTCACTGTGGAAGATGCGATTGAAAACATCGATATCGGCGGACCGACGATGCTACGTTCTTCTGCCAAAAACCACGAATATGTGACCGTTATCGTCGATTCCAGTGACTACCCTGCCGTATTGGGAGAGCTGAAGCAAAACGGTGCTGTATCAAAAACCACGAATCGCCGTCTGGCAGCAAAAGTCTTCCGCCATACTGCAGCATATGATGCTGTCATTTCGGAGTATATGACAGAGCTTGCCGGCGAAGAAAATCCTGAATCATTGACTGTTACCTATGAATTGAAGCAGTCACTTCGTTACGGGGAAAATCCACATCAAAAAGCTGCATTCTATAAAAAACCGCTTGGTTCCGTTTTTTCGATTGCAAACGCGAAGCAATTACACGGAAAAGAACTCTCATACAACAACATTAATGATGCCGACGCAGCGCTACAAATCGTTAGGGAATTCAATGAGCCGGCTGCCGTTGCCGTCAAGCATATGAATCCTTGCGGCGTCGGGGTCGGGACTACGATTTTAGAGGCTTATGAAAAAGCTTATGAAGCGGATGCCACTTCCATTTTCGGCGGTATCATCGCCCTGAACCGCGAAGTTGATAAGGCGACTGCTGCAAGGCTTCATGAAATTTTCCTTGAAATCATCATCGCTCCTGGGTTTACGGACGAGGCAGCGGAAATCCTGACGAGCAAGAAAAACCTTCGTTTATTAACGATCGAATTCGATATGGCCAATAAAACTGAACGTAAATTGACTTCCATAGAAGGCGGCTTACTCATTCAAGACCGCGATGCACATAGCTTAAAGGATGCAGAAGTGAAGGTCGCAACGAAGCGTGAGCCAACACCTGCAGAGTGGAAGGCTTTGGAGCTTGGCTGGAAAATCGTCAAACATGTGAAGTCGAATGCAATCGTCGTCTGCGATGACCAAATGACTTTAGGCGTTGGCGCAGGGCAAATGAATCGTGTCGGAGCGGCGAAAATCGCACTTGAGCAAGCTGGTGAAAGAGCGGCAGGAAGCGCATTGGCCTCGGATGCCTTCTTCCCGATGGACGATACCGTCGAAGCAGCAGCGAAAGCGGGAGTTACGGCAATCATTCAGCCTGGTGGCTCTGTAAAAGACCAAGATTCAATCAACAAAGCTGATGAATACGGAATCGCAATGGTATTCACAGGGATTCGTCACTTTAAACATTAA
- the purQ gene encoding phosphoribosylformylglycinamidine synthase subunit PurQ gives MKFAVIVFPGSNCDVDMYHAIKDALGEEVEYVWHSTNNLDQYDGILLPGGFSYGDYLRSGAIARFSNVMAEVVKAAKAGKPVLGVCNGFQILLEAGLLPGAMRRNEGLKFICRNVGLKVENNQSMFTSGYELHETITIPVAHGEGNYYCDAETLAELKRDNRILFTYDGENPNGSLEQIAGIANEQGNVLGMMPHPERAVDSLLGSKDGLKIFQSIVKNWRESHVITA, from the coding sequence ATGAAATTTGCTGTCATAGTTTTCCCAGGCTCCAATTGTGATGTCGATATGTATCATGCGATAAAGGATGCCCTGGGGGAAGAAGTGGAGTATGTATGGCATTCCACAAACAACCTAGATCAGTATGATGGGATCCTTCTTCCTGGAGGTTTTTCTTATGGAGACTATTTACGCTCCGGAGCGATTGCCCGTTTTTCGAATGTGATGGCCGAAGTCGTAAAAGCGGCTAAAGCAGGAAAGCCTGTTCTTGGTGTCTGCAATGGTTTTCAGATTTTACTTGAAGCAGGCCTTTTACCAGGAGCGATGCGCCGAAATGAAGGTTTGAAATTCATTTGCCGTAATGTAGGTTTGAAGGTTGAAAACAATCAATCGATGTTTACATCAGGCTACGAATTGCATGAAACGATTACGATCCCGGTTGCCCATGGTGAAGGGAATTATTACTGTGATGCTGAAACATTGGCTGAATTGAAACGAGATAACCGCATCTTGTTCACTTATGATGGTGAAAATCCAAACGGAAGCTTGGAACAAATAGCGGGAATTGCAAACGAACAAGGAAATGTCCTCGGAATGATGCCTCATCCCGAACGTGCTGTTGACTCACTGCTTGGCAGTAAAGACGGCTTAAAGATTTTTCAATCCATCGTAAAAAACTGGAGGGAATCACATGTTATTACAGCTTGA
- the purL gene encoding phosphoribosylformylglycinamidine synthase subunit PurL translates to MLLQLEPSPEKIKSERLYASMGLSDEEFAMVEKILGRLPNYTETGLFSVMWSEHCSYKNSKPILRKFPITGEKVLQGPGEGAGIVDIGDDQAVVFKIESHNHPSAIEPYQGAATGVGGIIRDVFSMGARPIAMLNSLRFGELDNDRVKYLFKEVVAGIAGYGNCIGIPTVGGEIQFDPSYEGNPLVNAMCVGLIDHKDIKKGQAHGVGNTVMYVGAKTGRDGIHGATFASEELSESSEEKRPAVQVGDPFMEKLLLEACLELIQNDALVGIQDMGAAGLTSSSAEMASKAGSGIKMNLDLVPQRETGMTAYEMMLSESQERMLIVVTKGREQEIVDLFTKYDLEAVAVGEVTDDKKLILTHQGEIVAEVPVDALAEEAPIYHKPSAEPQYFRDFQSMKAEVPVIENYKETLLALLKQPTISSKEWVYDQYDYMVRTNTVVSPGSDAAVVRVRGTNKALAMTTDCNSRYIYLDPETGGKIAVAEAARNIICSGAEPLAITDCLNFGNPEKPEIFWQLEKAADGMSEACRSLSTPVIGGNVSLYNETNGEAVYPTPVVGMVGLVNELEHITTQTFKTESDLIYVVGEAKVEFGGSELQKMLEGKIFGRAPELDLTVEQKRQQQILAAIQTGLVASAHDLSEGGLAVALAESLFGSGKLGAKVTISGEAVSELFSETQSRFLLSIKPENKEAFEALVEDAICIGSVTEDRKLVVIAGNDGTVLEADVNELQTAWKGAIPCLLK, encoded by the coding sequence ATGTTATTACAGCTTGAACCAAGTCCGGAAAAAATTAAATCGGAGCGATTGTACGCAAGTATGGGGCTATCCGATGAAGAATTTGCCATGGTGGAGAAAATCTTAGGCAGACTGCCGAATTATACGGAAACAGGATTGTTTTCCGTTATGTGGTCAGAGCATTGTTCCTACAAAAACTCAAAACCCATCTTAAGGAAATTCCCGATTACGGGGGAGAAAGTGCTGCAAGGTCCTGGTGAAGGAGCGGGCATCGTCGATATCGGTGACGACCAGGCCGTCGTTTTTAAAATTGAAAGTCATAACCACCCATCAGCGATTGAACCTTACCAAGGTGCCGCTACTGGTGTCGGCGGAATCATCCGTGACGTATTCTCCATGGGGGCACGTCCGATTGCGATGCTGAATTCACTTCGCTTTGGCGAACTTGATAATGATCGCGTGAAATACTTATTCAAAGAAGTCGTTGCCGGGATTGCCGGTTACGGGAATTGTATCGGGATACCGACTGTCGGCGGTGAAATTCAATTCGATCCTTCTTATGAAGGAAATCCGTTAGTCAATGCCATGTGTGTCGGCTTGATCGATCATAAGGATATAAAAAAAGGCCAGGCGCACGGAGTGGGCAACACCGTCATGTATGTGGGGGCAAAAACTGGACGCGATGGCATTCATGGAGCCACATTTGCATCTGAAGAGCTGTCGGAGTCTTCCGAAGAGAAACGCCCTGCCGTTCAAGTGGGAGATCCATTCATGGAGAAGCTCCTTCTGGAGGCCTGCCTTGAATTGATTCAAAACGATGCCCTTGTTGGCATTCAGGATATGGGAGCGGCAGGACTTACCAGCTCATCTGCCGAGATGGCAAGTAAAGCGGGCTCTGGCATTAAAATGAACCTGGACCTGGTCCCGCAGCGTGAAACGGGCATGACGGCTTATGAAATGATGCTTTCCGAATCACAAGAGCGGATGCTCATCGTAGTCACGAAAGGCCGAGAACAGGAAATCGTCGATTTGTTCACGAAGTATGATTTAGAAGCAGTTGCAGTTGGTGAAGTGACGGACGATAAAAAACTGATCTTAACGCATCAAGGTGAAATCGTTGCGGAGGTTCCTGTTGACGCCTTGGCGGAAGAAGCTCCGATCTACCATAAGCCATCCGCGGAACCGCAATATTTCCGTGACTTCCAAAGCATGAAGGCTGAAGTGCCGGTCATTGAAAATTATAAAGAAACACTATTGGCACTATTGAAGCAACCGACCATTTCAAGTAAGGAATGGGTTTACGATCAATATGATTACATGGTCCGTACGAATACGGTGGTTTCACCTGGTTCCGATGCAGCTGTAGTACGTGTCAGGGGAACGAATAAGGCCCTTGCGATGACGACGGATTGCAACTCCCGCTATATTTATCTTGATCCTGAAACAGGCGGAAAAATCGCGGTCGCTGAAGCAGCCCGCAATATCATTTGTTCAGGTGCGGAGCCATTGGCAATAACGGATTGCTTGAATTTTGGCAACCCGGAAAAACCTGAAATCTTTTGGCAGCTGGAAAAAGCGGCTGATGGCATGAGTGAGGCTTGCAGGAGTTTAAGCACGCCAGTCATTGGCGGAAATGTTTCGCTTTACAATGAAACGAATGGCGAAGCGGTTTATCCGACACCTGTGGTAGGAATGGTCGGCCTTGTTAATGAACTTGAGCATATCACTACACAAACGTTTAAGACTGAATCCGACCTGATTTACGTTGTCGGTGAAGCAAAAGTGGAGTTTGGCGGCAGTGAATTGCAAAAAATGCTTGAAGGGAAAATTTTTGGACGCGCACCGGAACTTGATTTGACTGTTGAACAAAAACGTCAGCAGCAAATCCTCGCGGCGATCCAAACCGGTCTTGTTGCATCAGCACATGATCTTTCGGAAGGCGGTCTGGCAGTCGCATTAGCTGAATCTTTATTCGGTTCAGGCAAGCTTGGGGCGAAAGTGACTATTTCCGGCGAAGCGGTATCCGAACTATTCAGTGAAACGCAATCACGCTTCTTGCTTTCCATCAAACCTGAAAACAAGGAGGCTTTCGAAGCGCTTGTGGAAGATGCGATATGCATAGGCTCTGTAACGGAGGATCGTAAGCTGGTCGTGATTGCAGGCAATGATGGAACTGTATTGGAAGCGGACGTTAATGAATTGCAAACAGCTTGGAAGGGAGCTATACCATGCTTGCTGAAATAA
- the purN gene encoding phosphoribosylglycinamide formyltransferase, with the protein MRRLAVFASGNGSNFQSIANAIKSGKVEAEICLVVCDREDAYVLERARLENVDSFSFSAKDYSSKAEFESEILKELRQRDVELIILAGYMRLIGPTLLHEYPQSIVNIHPSLLPDFPGKDAVGQAYEAGVKETGVTIHYVDEGMDTGPIIVQKTVPILDGDTIGILQKRIQETEHDLYPSVLQQLCQQQLT; encoded by the coding sequence ATGAGGCGTCTTGCTGTCTTTGCATCAGGTAACGGTAGTAATTTTCAATCAATTGCAAATGCGATAAAAAGCGGAAAGGTGGAGGCGGAAATCTGCCTGGTCGTTTGCGATCGCGAAGATGCATATGTGCTAGAGAGGGCGAGGCTTGAAAATGTAGATTCTTTCTCTTTTTCAGCGAAAGATTACTCTAGCAAGGCTGAGTTTGAATCGGAAATCCTGAAGGAACTTCGCCAACGTGATGTGGAATTGATCATTCTGGCTGGCTATATGCGTTTGATAGGTCCGACATTATTACATGAGTATCCACAAAGCATCGTGAACATCCATCCTTCACTCCTGCCTGATTTTCCCGGCAAGGATGCGGTTGGCCAGGCTTATGAAGCCGGAGTGAAGGAAACCGGGGTCACGATACATTATGTCGATGAAGGAATGGACACAGGACCGATCATTGTCCAAAAAACGGTGCCGATTCTTGATGGAGATACGATTGGCATTCTTCAAAAGAGGATTCAGGAAACGGAGCATGATCTGTATCCGTCCGTCTTACAGCAGCTTTGCCAACAGCAACTTACTTAA